TGCGTCTACGTTCGGACGAGCCGAACCTCTAACGGTCAAATTTACTTTAATCAAGGAGAGCTTGTATGCAAGAACGACGAATTGCCGTACGAGGCATTATATACAAAGATGGAAAACTACTCAGCCAACGCTTAAAAGCGTATCGACGTAATGATCGCGACTTTTGGTGTACTCCAGGTGGTGGTCTAGATATTGGTGAATCGATTGAGGATGGCCTACGCCGTGAAATGATTGAAGAAACTGGTATTGACCCTAAAATTGGTCGCTTGCTTTTTGTTCAACAATTTTCTGAGGATGGCAAAAAGGAACAGATGGAATTCTTTTTTCTGATTGAAAATCCGGAAGATTACGAAACGATTGACCTTACGACAACCACGCACGGCGAACTGGAAATCGAACATGTCGAGTTTATCGACCCGAAATCAGAGGTTATACTCCCTGCTTTCCTTCAAGAAATCGATCTCCAAAAATACATCGAGAACGTCCAGCCAGTTACCGTTTATAACGAAATAACGAACTAAATCCGTAAACTAAAAACTCCGCAATTATTTGCGGAGTCCTAGTTTGGCGACAGTTGCCTTGTAGCTTTCAAAGTCTTTCGACTCGAGGTATTTCAGCAACCTTTTGCGGCGACCTACCATCTGGATAAGACCGCGGCGAGCCATGTGGTCATGCTTGTTAGCCTTGAGGTGCTCGGTGATTTCCTTGATACGAGATGTCAAAACTGACGCTTGAGCCTGTGGGGATCCAACGTCTTCTTTGTGTGTCTGTGTCAGGGCGAGTGCCTTGGCTTTATCTTCTGCTGTTATCATCAAGAATGTATTGTACCAGAGTAACCCTGGTTTTTCAACAGGTTAGTTCCAGGTTATTGTAAAGGAGTACGTTTTTATCTCGTCCGGACGTAGCAATTCGCCTTCTCCTGGCTTTTCTTCTAGAAATGCAAAACCATTCTGTGATGGTTCTATACAGAGGTAATCTCCCAATTGATCAGTCCACTTCACCCATACAGGCAAGCCGGTCGATTGAAGTGTGACCGTTCGCTTCTCTAACTGCAATGCATGTATATCGCCGGTAAAAAACCGTGCCTCGTTCAGCTCATTGAGAGCCTGCTTTTCATCGTCGAGTACAGCTGAACTACCAAGTAGTGCAAAATACGGATGAAATGCCGGTGCTACTCGTAGATCAGATCCGCCATTATTAGTAAGTTCCAAGGTCATCATAAGTCTCTTGGCACCCAATTGATAAGTCAGTACCGAGTTTAAATGCCGATAGCCATCTGGACCATTAGCTAATGTCAATAAAATCGAGCTATCGGTCTTATCCGTGACTTCCCAAACTGATTCACGCCCGAATCCATGCTGCGCCTGACCAGTCACGCCACCCGGTCCAAAGTTAGGAAGGCATACATGAGAGCCACCTCGTTTTTTAGCTATACCCTCTTCGGTTTTTAAAGTTCTCTTAGGGAATAGGATGTCACCCTTATCATCAGACAAATTGGTGAGACACCCCCCTTCTGGATCGACGATTGCCTTTGTTGCGTCATTCCAAATTTCTATCTCCATAGCACCCTCCTAGTTTTCGATACCAAAGTCTCGTAGTTGCTTGGCGTCTGTTACATTCCATATGCCGATAGAAAGCCGACGCAGCTCTCTACAGTATGCGCCAGTTCCTAGTTTTTCGCCAATATCCACGCCGAGACTGCGAATGTATGTTCCACTACTTACGTGAGTTCGAACCTTAAGATAAGGATACTCATAATTAATACATTCCAAGCTATATACAGTTATGGTGCGCAAAGGGATTTCAACCTCTTTTCCATCGCGAGCCAGCTTATATGCACGCTGACCATTAACTTTAATCGCACTAAAAATAGGTGGTCGCTGCTGTATTTCGCCAGTAAACTCCGTCAGGACAACGTCGATTTCGTCTCTGCTTGGCTTACGTGAGGAAATATTAGTTAGCTCCCCTTCCGTATCGCCAGTCGTACTTGTTTTTCCTAACTCAAATGTCGCCTCGTATACCTTATCTTGCTTAGTATAGTGGGATGCATTACGACACTCTTTACCAACAACCAGTATCATGAGACCCGTTGCAAAAGGATCAAGTGTGCCCGTATGACCTACCTTCACCTTTTTGTCGGCATGTTCACTTAAAACACGTCGGAGTCGAGCTACGACACCAAAGCTCGTCATTCCTGCAGGTTTGTCTATACATATAATTCCATCGTCTATCACGCATACCAGTATACCGAACCATTGTCGTTTTATATCTTAAATCATCACCCTACTCCGGTATACTAATGTTATGAAGAAGATTATTTTTGGCATTTTTGCCCATCCCGATGATGAAGCGTTCGGCCCAAGCGGCACGCTCCTTTTAGAAACAAAAGCTGGTGCCGATCTACACCTTATCACCCTCACAAGTGGTGATGCTGGCGTAAATCTCGACGGTCACAGTGACCTTGGTTCGGTTCGACTCGAGGAGTGGCGCAAAGCAGGTGCACTTATGGGCGCGTCGACAATGGAATATTTCGGCTACAAAGATGGCAAACTCGATAATCAAAGCATGATAGAAATCGCCGATCGTCTTATCGACTATATCGGAAAGATGTTAAAAACCGCTCCCGAAGACACGGAGGTCGAATTTATGACGCTCGATCTCAACGGCCTTACTGGCCATATCGATCATATTGTGGCAGCCCGCGCAGCCTGCCTTACGTTTTACACACTCAAAAAGTCTGACAACCGCCTGACAAGGATTCGATTTAGTTGCATTCCCGATAGTATCTCTCCTACTGACAACACCGACTGGATCTATATGGAAGCCGGTCATCCCCTAGAAGAAATTGACGAAACCGTCGATGCCAGGCATCTTCGTGACGAAATTCTCGAAATTGTACATGCTCACCACACACAACGTGACGATGGTGAAACATACATCAAAAACCGAGGCGCAGACCTCGGTTTGAATTACTTTTTAGCTAAATCCTAACCCTGGCCAGGAATCTTAAACTGGGCCGGGTCGTTAGATTGTGGAGGTGTGACGGGTACTGGATTAGCTGTTGCTCCAAAAACATCCTCTAATTTGTCCGGAGGTAGCGCACCCGAAGGCGCTGATGCATCAGGCATTGTAGGCATAGGAGGTAGTGTTGAAAAGTCTGGCATAGGAGGCATTGGTGGCAGTGACATTGGGGGAGGAACCGGTTGAGGGTTTGGAGCCGGTGCAGACTCTGACATGACTGGCGCACCCGAGGGTGTATACGGTACAGCCCCAAATGCTGCATCAACAGCAGCACGCGCTTCTTCGTGAGGCGAGCGATTGGCGCGATCGATATCTGCCAACGTTTCTTTTGGCTTTGGCGCCTCTATCACTGGGGTCGGAATAGGTGGCAATGCCGTACTTGCAGCATTAACCGATGAGGGCGCATCCTCACGGAACGGATCTACCATTGGCGATTCTATCTCCGGTTGTGAAGCGGCATTCAGTGGTGACTGAAAGGTTGGGGTACTATTACCAACGTAGCTATTACCACCGTGGGTCAAAATAGTATGATTACGTTCATCCTCAAGATCACGACGTTTATCTTCTTCAGCCTGTTCGGCTGTCGCATTAAGCGTCCCACCTAGACTTGGAGCCTGCTCGCTCGCTTGCCAAGGCGCAGCAACAGGAGTCACTGATTTAGGTGATTGTTCAGCAGCTTCATCAACCTCCGCACCAGCGGCAGCGAGATCTTTTTGCAAGTCAGCGACTGATGGCGTAGTACCAGCGGCAGCGGCCGGAGCTACAGAAGCGAGCTGTTGAGCAAGGTTTTCTTCAGCCTTTGCTGCAGCTGCTTCCTGTTGAGCTGCGGGAACTTCTTTAGCCTGCTTCGCCAGTTCATCCTGTGCTGCTTGAGCGGCAGCGGCCTGTTTTTCTTCCTCTGTTTGCTCAGCAACTTCATCAAGACTACCCTCTTTTTCGTGAGAGATAACAAGTGAACCATCATCAGCCTTCTTTTTAGCGGTCGCTAGCTTTTCTACGGCTGGCTTTTTGGTAAGCTTAGTCGACTCACCCTCTGCTAGATCTGTCGTACCGTCCGAGTTTGCACTGGTCGAAGCTGTACTGTTACTACCCGCGTTTGGCGTACTATCGTTGCCGATTTCGTGTGCTTCTTCCAGTTTTGAGGCAATCAGCTGCTGATTGGCGCCGGCTGACATAAGTTGCGCGGCAATCGTCATCACGCGTGATGACGTCCGATTATTGCTGAAGCGATCAGTTGCGGCTACGATACCCGTTAAGAACGCCGTGGCGATCTGGTCATCCAATGTGCCCTTATCGCTCTTGAGTGATTCGACAAGGCTCACAAGCATCTCACTCAGGCTACTAGCGTTTGACTCCCGCCAATTAATGCTGCCGAGAGCGCTCTCGTTTTCTCCTGCACAAATAGACACGACTGTTGCATCGTGCAAGATCCGTCCATGAGCAGAAAGCGCACCGTCAAGATCATCTTTATCTCTCACACCCAATGCAAGAACAAGCTCAACGTTATAGTCACCTTGACTGAATTCAAGGTCGTCACCAGTGATGGTCGTGCGATACGGCGTAATAAATATCTTCACGACATCACCATCCACCTTATAGCGAAGATGGTCGGCCTTTTCTTTGTCTAGTGCAATAATAAAGTCACGCAAACTATCGACAGTGTTCTCGAAAGTTTTTTGTGGATCCAAGAATGTAATAGCTGGAGGCACTTGTCCACTAAAGACAGCCGTAGCGTGCTTATTCATTTTATTAAGCAACAAAGTAA
This portion of the Candidatus Chromulinivoraceae bacterium genome encodes:
- a CDS encoding NUDIX domain-containing protein, with the translated sequence MQERRIAVRGIIYKDGKLLSQRLKAYRRNDRDFWCTPGGGLDIGESIEDGLRREMIEETGIDPKIGRLLFVQQFSEDGKKEQMEFFFLIENPEDYETIDLTTTTHGELEIEHVEFIDPKSEVILPAFLQEIDLQKYIENVQPVTVYNEITN
- a CDS encoding PIG-L family deacetylase — translated: MKKIIFGIFAHPDDEAFGPSGTLLLETKAGADLHLITLTSGDAGVNLDGHSDLGSVRLEEWRKAGALMGASTMEYFGYKDGKLDNQSMIEIADRLIDYIGKMLKTAPEDTEVEFMTLDLNGLTGHIDHIVAARAACLTFYTLKKSDNRLTRIRFSCIPDSISPTDNTDWIYMEAGHPLEEIDETVDARHLRDEILEIVHAHHTQRDDGETYIKNRGADLGLNYFLAKS
- the rpsO gene encoding 30S ribosomal protein S15; this translates as MITAEDKAKALALTQTHKEDVGSPQAQASVLTSRIKEITEHLKANKHDHMARRGLIQMVGRRKRLLKYLESKDFESYKATVAKLGLRK
- the truB gene encoding tRNA pseudouridine(55) synthase TruB, which produces MIDDGIICIDKPAGMTSFGVVARLRRVLSEHADKKVKVGHTGTLDPFATGLMILVVGKECRNASHYTKQDKVYEATFELGKTSTTGDTEGELTNISSRKPSRDEIDVVLTEFTGEIQQRPPIFSAIKVNGQRAYKLARDGKEVEIPLRTITVYSLECINYEYPYLKVRTHVSSGTYIRSLGVDIGEKLGTGAYCRELRRLSIGIWNVTDAKQLRDFGIEN